In Stigmatopora argus isolate UIUO_Sarg chromosome 10, RoL_Sarg_1.0, whole genome shotgun sequence, the following proteins share a genomic window:
- the LOC144083973 gene encoding peptidyl-prolyl cis-trans isomerase FKBP3-like, with translation MSQEPVRQCGAEQRRSDDLLKKDLINVLQDNAAHSFLNEHRLLGNIKNVAKTTKKDQLVDAISSCLSAKCLKPRRRYLEEVKAVKTDEDQSRSCG, from the exons ATGAGCCAGGAACCAGTACGGCAGTGCGGTGCAGAGCAGcgcagaagtgacgatttactgaagaaagacctgataaacgtcttacaggacaatgcagcgcattcg ttcctcaacgagcacagactgctgggaaacatcaagaatgtggccaaaacgaccaaaaaGGACCAGCTCGTCGACGCCATatcgagctgtttgtcagcaaa atgtttaaagccacggagacggTACCTGGAGgaggtgaaagctgtcaaaacCGACGAAGATCAAAGCagaagttgtggatga